The Streptomyces sp. 11x1 genomic sequence AAGCGGGTGCGGGCGATCATCGTCTACCCGATGAACGCGCTCGCCAACAGCCAGCTCAAGGAGCTGGAGAAGTATCTGCGCGACGGCTACGGCGCGGGCCGCGAGCCGGTCACCTTCGCCCGGTACACGGGCCAGGAGGACGACGAGAAGCGCAAGGAGATCCGCGACAACCCGCCGGACATCCTGCTCACCAACTACGTGATGCTGGAACTGATGCTGACCCGCCCCGCCGACCGGGCGAGCCTCATCAAGATGGCGCGGGGCCTGGAGTTCCTGGTCTTCGACGAGTTGCACACCTACCGCGGCCGGCAGGGCGCCGACGTCGCCCTGCTGATCCGCCGCGTCCGCGAGGCCTGCCAGGCGCAGGACCTGCAGTGCATCGGCACGTCGGCCACCATGTCGACGGAGGGCACGCTCGACGACCGGAAGAAGGTCGTCGCAGGAGTGGCGAGCACCCTGTTCGGTACGCCGGTGCGCCCGGAGCACGTCATCGGCGAGACCCTGGTCCGCGCGACCCACGAAACGCCCGACACCGTTCCCGCCGAGCGGCTCAACTCCCCCGCCGCGCCGCGCGCGTACGACGATCTCGTACGCGACCCGCTGGCCCGCTGGATCGAAACCCGCTTCGGGCTGGCCACCGACGAGGCCACCGGGCGGCTGGTCCGACAGCAGCCCACGAAGATCGAGGTCGCGGCGAGGGAACTGCACGAGGAATCCGGGGTCGCCGAGGACCAGTGTGCCGCCGCGATCCGCGCCACCCTGGAGGCCGGTTCTCAGGCGCGGCACCCGGTGACCGAGCGGCCGCTGTTCGCGTTCCGGCTGCACCAGTTCCTCTCCAAGGGCGACACCGTGTACGTCACCCTGGTGGACAAGCTCTCCCGCCACCTCACCCGCTCGTACCAGCTCGAACAGCCGGGCGGCGACGGCAAGTTGCTGATGCCGCTGGCGTTCTGCCGGGAGTGCGGCCAGGAGTACCTGACGGTGTGGCGGACCGAGAAGGACGGCGAGGTCCGGTACGAGGCGCGGCGGGACACCTCCGCGACGGGCGGCCGGCAGGGCGACGGCTATCTGTACGTCGACCACGAGCGGGCGTGGCCGTCCAACGTCCAGTACGCCGTGGACGACCGCCGACTGCCCGAGTCCTGGCTGGAGTTGGACGACAAGGGCCAGGAGGTCGTGAAGAAGTCGTACCGCGACCGGGTGCCGCGTGCCGTCACCGTCGATCCGCGCGGCCGCGAGGGAAGCGGCGAACTCCAGGCGGCGTTCGTCCCCTCCCCGTTCCTCTTCTGTCTGCACTGCGGGGTCGCGTACGAGCAGACGCGCGGCCGGGACTTCGCGAAGCTGGCCACGCTCGACCAGGAGGGCCGGTCCTCCGCGACCTCGCTGATCTCGGCGTCGGTGGTGCGCTCGCTGAAGTCGGTCCCGGAGGAAACCCTGGACAAGGAGGCGCGCAAGCTCCTCACGTTCGTCGACAACCGGCAGGACGCGTCCCTCCAGGCGGGTCACTTCAACGACTTCGTGCAGATCACGCAGCTGCGCGGCGCGCTGTACCGGGCGGCCCTGGACGCGGGCGAGGACGGCATCCACCACGAGGAACTGGCCTCGTCGGTGACGAACGCGCTCGCCATCGAGCCGGCCGACTACACCGGCGAGAGCGATCTGCCGCCCTCCCTCGCCCGCAACGCCGCCAAGACCCTCCGTGACGTGATCGCGTTCCGGCTCTATCTGGACCTGGAGCGCGGCTGGCGTATCACCATGCCGAACCTGGAGCAGACCGGCCTGCTGGAGATCGGCTACGAGGACCTGGACTGGGTGGCGGCCAAGCAGGACCGGTGGGCGGGCACGCACGAGGCGCTGCGCGACGCCGACCCGGCGTTGCGGGCCGAGGTCATGAAGGCGCTGCTAAACGAGATGCGCCGCTCCCTCGCCATCGACGTCTCGTACTTCCGTGACGACTTCGACTCGCTGCAGCGGGCGAGCGAGGAGCGGCTGATCGACCCGTGGGTGCTGTCCGCCGCCGACAAGCCGAAGGTCGGCACGGCCTATCCGCACCCGTCCGGCCGGGGCATGGACCGCTCGGCTCTGTTCCTGTCGGCGCGCGGCAAGTTCGGCAAGTACCTGCGCCGCGCGGACACGTCGTTCAAGACGCTCGATCCGGCCGATCTCCAGCTGGTCATCGAGGAGTTGCTGAAGGTACTGGCCAAGGCCGGCCTGGTGAAGGAGGTCACGGAGGCCCCGCAGCGCGCGGGCCGCTACCGCAGGTCCTCCGCCCCCGCCGCGACCGGCTACCGCGTGGCCGCCCAGTCCCTCGTCTGGCGTGCGGGCCGGGGCGAGCGGGGCACGCACGACCCGCTGACCCGCACCTACCAGAGCGGCGACGGCCCGCGCGTCAACACCTTCTTCCGCGACCTGTACAAGGACGCGGCAGGCACCCTGTCCGGCCTGTTCGCGCGCGAGCACACCGCGCAGGTCTCGCCGGAGGAAAGGGAGCTGCGCGAAGAGGCCTTCCGCAAGGCGGAGTTGAAGCTGCTGTACTGCTCCCCGACGATGGAGCTGAGCGTCGACATCTCCCAGCTCAACGCGGTGATGATGCGCAACGTGCCGCCCACCCCCGCGAACTACGCGCAGCGCTCGGGCCGCGCGGGCCGCAGCGGCCAGCCCGCCCTCGTGACCACGTACTGCGCGACGGGAATCAGCCACGACCAGTACTACTTCCGCCGCTCGGAGCGCATGGTCGCGGGCGCCGTCGCCCCGCCCCGCCTGGACGCGTGCGCCGGTGCGTATGTGTGTGCGCTGCTGTGCGATCACCGATTCGCCGGTCGTCGTCTCCGAGGTGCACCAGGGCTCCGGCCCCGGCTTCACGGTGTACGCGTGCCGGGACTGCGCCCCGCACTTCCCGCGCGTGCCGGATGTTCTGTCACTGCCGCCCGCATCCCGCCGCAGTGGTGGCGAGCGGTGAGCGGATGGCACACGGTGAGGGTGCCGATCCACGGCCACTGCCCGGTGCACGAGGCGTGCCGTCAGACGCGCGACGTGCCCCGGCCAGGGGCGGTCGGTTCCCTGCTGATGCGGCGCTGCCCGCACCCCTGTAACACGTCGGCCCCCTGCCGCACGTCGGTGGCGAGCGGTGATCGCCGGAACCCCTCCCGAACCGGGCAAGTCCCGCATGACCATCAGCACCTACCGTCTCGATGACGACGGGCGCCGGGTCCGCGTGGCGGAGCAAACCGCGTACGCCCCCGGCACGGACACGCTCCCGCCGGTGTCCCTCGCATGGTCCCCGTGCCGCTGCCGTCGCTGCCGGACCAGCCCCGGACCACGCGCCTGGTAGCGGCTCCTAGGCGGCCCGTGGACGGCGTCCACCCACGAGGCACGCCGCCGTCCCGTCCGGATGCCGGGCACGGGCCACGGCCGCGGCCCCCGGAGAGTGATTCCGGGGGCCGCGTGCTGCCGCCAGAACCGGGGTCAGCTCAGGGCGTCGATGGCCTTCACGATCAGGGCCCGCGCATCAGCGCCGTACACGGCCAGTTCTGTGAGCCGGGCGAACGCCTTCACGTACATGTCCAGTTCGCCCGGCGCCGTGACGGGCCGAACGGTGATGGGGATCCCTGATCTTCCCCAGGCCCGCCCGCGTTCCCCACTTGGTTTCGTACTCAACTGAGGGGGCCGGGGATGCCCGCTCACCGAGCGTGCGGGCATCCCCGAACATGATGGGACTCTTTGTGCTGGTTCTATCCGCAGCCCGCGAATACCAAGTCGCACTGTGGCTGTCGTTACTGGCGGTTGATCGCCCGTGAGATGCCGGCGGCGGCGGTTGTGGCCAGGATCCACCCGGCAGCGATCAGCGTGTAGGCCAGCCATTGCGCGGTGCCTCGTGGTGCGAAGGCGGAGTCCTGTCCGAAGGCGCTGATCGGAAGTAGCAGGTCCAATGTGTAGACGACGGCGTTGAATGGCGGCGCCTTTTCCGCTTCGAGGGCCGCCGGGGGGTGGGCGTGGAAGAAGAGTGCGCCGCAGGCGAGCAGAGCCGTGAGCCAAAGGCCGGCGCGAAGTGGCCGGTAGCCGTAGCCGACGGTTGCGTCCTGGACGTGGCCCCAGACCCGGGTATGCAGGGGAAGGATGGTGCGGCGATGGCGTTGCTTGGCGAGAAGAACCGTGCGCGCTTCGTCCTCGTGTCCGAGTCGTCGGTAGGCGGCTGCGAGCTGTTCGTACGGCTGAGGAAGGTAGGCGTGGGTGCCGCGCCGGAGCCAGCCGAGCCGTTTGGCGGCTGTCAGGGGGGAGACGAGGGAGTCGTAGGCGGTCTCGGCCAGTCGGAGGTCGGCAGGCCAGGTGTCGGGGTCGTCATACAGGGTGCCCAGCTGGGCGTTGCTCGCGTCGACGATGCCGTCGATCGGCCGCCGAGTGCGCAGATCGGTTTCCCGGGCCTGGACCAGCCGCAGGGACAGGGCGGTGCCGCCGGGGTTTGTCAGCGTGGCGTCGCACAAGCTGAGCTGTGTACCGATGTTGCTGCCGTCGAGTTTGATGCCGCCGTCGACGCGGAGGTCTTGGCCGAGGTCGAAGTTGCGGGCGACTGTGACGTCGATGGCCTCCAGTGCAACGTCGCCGGCGTTGTTGAGACGGGCCCCACAGAATCCGATCGCCGCCGTGACCGTGGCACCGGAGATGATGATTCGACCATCGGCATTGAAGCCCGGGTGGAAGGTGAAGTCCTCGGTGATCTGGACGTGGTAGGCGTCCAGGGCATGGCCGTCGGGGTTGCGCAGGGATGCACCCTCCAGGTCGAACTCGCCGGCGATGGCGGCACCGGAGCAGCGGAATGCCCCCTGGACCGCCAGGTTGGTGCACAGCACATCGCCGCCCGCGATGAGCCGGACAGCAGATATCGCCTCGGTCCCGGGCGCGGTGATCACGGTGTCGCGGAGGTCCAGGTCGCCGTGGATCTGGGAGCGGGTGAGTACGAGGGGCCCGGTCAGGTGGCAGTGGGACAGGACCAGTCGGCCGTCGATCTGCACTGTTTCGGCGGCGAGACCTGGGAGGAAGCATCCGGTGAGGGCCAGCTCGCGGATCCTGGCGCCCCGGAGCAAGGGCACTTCGTCGAAGTGGCACTCGTCCAGGACGATCGGCACGGGAATCTCGGCGAATTGCAGATCCAGCCTGCCCATGATGCGGGCACCGGTCAGGCGCAGTGCCGGGCGGCCGCCCGGGGCGGGATCGGTGCCGGCACCCAGCAGGAGTGCCGCAATGACCTCGGCCCGCACTACGGGCTCCGCCTCTGGCGGGGCGTCACGGACATCGACACTGCTGCCCTGGGCGAATGAGTTCCACAACTGACGTTCACCCGCATTGAGTTCGTCGAGGCGCATGATCGATGATCTTCCCGGTACGGGCCCTCCCGGACAACACCCGATGAGGACCGTTCTGAGCAACAAGCGGCGTCACTCCGGATTTCGGGCGGGCCCCTCCACCGTGGCGACTCGTCATAGGCCGGCGCGGCACGGGTGGGGAATCAAGATGAGCAGGTCTGTCCCATACCTGAGCAGGGGGTGGGGAATTTCAAAGAGTCCCATCAACATCCTCGGCAACGCCGTCATGTACGTCATGGGCTCCATCGAGAGCCCCGACGTCCACCTGGGCGTCGGCAAGCTCGTCGACATCGGCGTCCACCAGCTCATCCTCGACACACCCGTCTGGTGGGGCATCTGCCGCCTGTACAACGGCGGCCGGTTCAAGTACCACGCGCCGTTCGTCGAACGCCGCCGCGACGGCCTGTGCCTGCGCACCGGCGACTTCCTCCGCTCCCAGGGCTGGGCGATCGAGGAGGAGCTGTGGGTCGTCGACGGCACGGACTGCTCGCCGTGCGACGACAAGGTCCCCGACAGCCACTGATCCCGGCCGCTACAGTCGCCCCCGCCCTCACGGCTCCCCGAGGGCGGGGGCTCCCGCATCCCGACGACCAGAGGAACAGCCGTGCCCGTACCGCACGACATCGCCGCCGAGACCGAACTGTGGGACGCCTACGCCGAGTCCGCGTTCAAGGACGACGCCGGGCCGTCCTTCTGCTGGACCCAGTACGCCGGCCACGGCCACGGCCCCGAACTCCTCGGCAGCCCGCAGACCGTGCTGGAGATCGGATGCGGCACCGGACACGCCCTCGCCCACCTCGCACGACAAGGCGTCAAGGCCACCGGGGTCGACCTGTCGCCGCGCATGGTGGCGCTCGCGGGCGAGAAGTGGGCGCCGCTCGGGGTGCGGATCGAGCCGGGAGAGATCCTCGATTGGCTCGCCGCCGACGAGGGGCGGTACGACGCCGTGTACTCCATCTTCGGCGCGGCCTGGTTCACCGACCCGTCCCGCCTCTTCCCCCTCGTCTACAAGCACCTCGTCCCGTGCGGCGTCTTCGTGTTCTCCCAGCCGCCGGCCATTCCGGGCGCCTACGGGCCGCAGGGCATGTACAAGGGCGGGTTCGCGGGGAAG encodes the following:
- a CDS encoding oxidoreductase — its product is MRLDELNAGERQLWNSFAQGSSVDVRDAPPEAEPVVRAEVIAALLLGAGTDPAPGGRPALRLTGARIMGRLDLQFAEIPVPIVLDECHFDEVPLLRGARIRELALTGCFLPGLAAETVQIDGRLVLSHCHLTGPLVLTRSQIHGDLDLRDTVITAPGTEAISAVRLIAGGDVLCTNLAVQGAFRCSGAAIAGEFDLEGASLRNPDGHALDAYHVQITEDFTFHPGFNADGRIIISGATVTAAIGFCGARLNNAGDVALEAIDVTVARNFDLGQDLRVDGGIKLDGSNIGTQLSLCDATLTNPGGTALSLRLVQARETDLRTRRPIDGIVDASNAQLGTLYDDPDTWPADLRLAETAYDSLVSPLTAAKRLGWLRRGTHAYLPQPYEQLAAAYRRLGHEDEARTVLLAKQRHRRTILPLHTRVWGHVQDATVGYGYRPLRAGLWLTALLACGALFFHAHPPAALEAEKAPPFNAVVYTLDLLLPISAFGQDSAFAPRGTAQWLAYTLIAAGWILATTAAAGISRAINRQ
- a CDS encoding class I SAM-dependent methyltransferase encodes the protein MPVPHDIAAETELWDAYAESAFKDDAGPSFCWTQYAGHGHGPELLGSPQTVLEIGCGTGHALAHLARQGVKATGVDLSPRMVALAGEKWAPLGVRIEPGEILDWLAADEGRYDAVYSIFGAAWFTDPSRLFPLVYKHLVPCGVFVFSQPPAIPGAYGPQGMYKGGFAGKAMFTYRYSYKPAVWERHLLRAGFTAAEATVVDAPKAGHIGTLVVQARA